In Sphingobacteriaceae bacterium, the following are encoded in one genomic region:
- a CDS encoding pyrroloquinoline quinone biosynthesis protein PqqB: MLRYFTIFIFLFSKGISQNDTVPFIMVLGVAQDAGYPQIGCNKACCEKAWKNDSLKQEITCLALVSPQDKKWWLIEATPDISKQLRRFSELTQGAYSFLPDGIFITHAHIGHYTGLMQLGREAMNTSKVPVYVLPKMKKFLETNGPWNQLVSLKNIELKDLNTKSSEKLNNSISVETFTVPHRDEYSETAGFIFRLKSKKYLFIPDIDRWTQFNGDIVKKVNEMDYAFLDATFYSEHELPGRNIKEIPHPLVKESMQYFGGNFEINQKKKIIFIHFNHTNPLLTDEKLIRELEGNGYQVAKTGMKVY, translated from the coding sequence ATGCTTAGGTATTTTACAATATTTATTTTCTTATTTAGTAAAGGGATATCACAGAACGACACGGTGCCTTTTATTATGGTGTTAGGCGTAGCGCAAGATGCCGGTTATCCACAAATAGGTTGCAATAAGGCCTGTTGCGAAAAAGCATGGAAAAATGATAGTTTGAAACAAGAAATCACTTGTTTAGCCTTGGTTTCACCTCAAGATAAAAAATGGTGGTTGATTGAAGCAACACCCGATATCAGCAAACAATTGAGAAGATTTTCAGAACTAACTCAAGGTGCTTATTCCTTTTTACCTGATGGAATTTTTATCACGCACGCCCATATCGGACATTATACCGGACTGATGCAGTTAGGCAGAGAGGCTATGAATACTTCTAAGGTGCCTGTTTATGTTTTACCAAAAATGAAAAAATTTCTGGAAACCAATGGTCCATGGAATCAATTAGTGAGTCTTAAGAATATTGAACTTAAAGATTTAAATACTAAATCAAGTGAAAAACTAAATAATTCGATTAGTGTTGAAACTTTTACGGTGCCTCACCGAGATGAATATTCAGAAACGGCCGGATTTATTTTTCGATTAAAAAGCAAAAAATATTTATTTATACCTGATATAGATAGATGGACTCAATTTAATGGCGACATTGTAAAAAAGGTGAATGAAATGGATTATGCTTTTTTAGATGCCACATTTTATTCGGAACATGAATTGCCGGGAAGAAATATTAAGGAAATACCACACCCTTTAGTTAAAGAAAGCATGCAGTATTTTGGTGGCAATTTTGAAATCAATCAAAAGAAAAAAATAATTTTCATTCATTTTAATCACACCAATCCATTATTAACAGATGAAAAACTGATACGGGAGTTAGAGGGGAATGGATATCAGGTGGCAAAAACAGGAATGAAAGTGTATTAA
- a CDS encoding transposase codes for MRKSTKQTIKIDGAAYFLTLTVVNWVDVFTRPMYKDAIIDSLKYCRKEKGLNIYAYVIMTNHIHLLVNTRDPFLLKDTIRDFKKFTSKKISALIHESPESRKEWMMPIFAMNAALSKKHQEIKFWKAGNHAIETFSEKFIWDKIDYIHHNPVKAGFVREPQDWIYSSATNYYGMDSVLEVDCLPQRLVTVR; via the coding sequence ATGAGAAAATCCACGAAACAAACCATAAAAATTGATGGAGCAGCTTACTTTCTCACTTTAACCGTAGTGAATTGGGTGGATGTTTTTACAAGGCCAATGTACAAAGACGCAATTATTGATTCTTTGAAATACTGCAGGAAAGAAAAAGGATTGAATATTTATGCTTACGTAATTATGACCAATCACATCCATTTATTAGTGAATACACGTGATCCGTTTTTATTAAAAGATACTATAAGGGATTTCAAAAAATTCACTTCTAAAAAAATCTCTGCACTCATTCATGAATCACCTGAGAGTAGAAAAGAATGGATGATGCCCATTTTTGCAATGAATGCCGCTTTAAGTAAAAAACACCAAGAAATTAAGTTTTGGAAGGCCGGAAATCATGCTATAGAAACGTTTAGCGAAAAGTTTATTTGGGATAAGATTGATTATATTCATCATAATCCGGTTAAGGCCGGATTTGTGAGAGAACCTCAGGACTGGATTTATTCTTCCGCAACAAATTACTATGGGATGGACAGTGTTTTGGAAGTTGATTGTTTACCTCAAAGGTTGGTAACAGTCAGGTGA
- a CDS encoding TatD family hydrolase, with protein sequence MMFVDTHTHLYLDEFKGDRESLIHKALKNNIEKFYLPAIDSESHQAMFDLETKFPENCISMMGVHPCSIKENYLEELNLAKSFLDKRKFIAIGEIGIDLYWDKTFLKQQIDAFQTQINWALEFDLPIVIHCRDAFDEIYTVLKAFDKLPKGIFHCFSGNIEQANKIIDLGNFKLGIGGVVTFKNSGLDKVVEQINLEHLVLETDAPYLAPVPFRGKRNEPSYILEVAKKIAQLKNVSIDKVAEITTQNAAFIFG encoded by the coding sequence ATTATGTTTGTTGACACACACACGCATTTATACCTGGATGAATTTAAAGGCGATAGAGAAAGTTTAATTCACAAGGCCTTAAAAAATAACATCGAAAAATTTTATTTGCCGGCCATTGATTCAGAATCGCATCAGGCTATGTTTGATTTGGAAACCAAGTTTCCCGAAAATTGCATCAGCATGATGGGTGTTCATCCCTGCAGTATAAAGGAAAATTATTTAGAAGAATTAAATTTAGCCAAATCGTTTTTAGATAAAAGAAAATTTATTGCGATTGGTGAAATTGGAATTGATTTATATTGGGACAAAACTTTTTTAAAACAACAGATTGATGCTTTTCAAACACAAATAAATTGGGCATTAGAATTTGATTTGCCAATTGTTATTCATTGCAGAGATGCTTTTGATGAAATTTATACTGTATTAAAAGCCTTTGATAAATTACCAAAAGGTATTTTTCATTGTTTCTCCGGTAATATAGAACAGGCCAATAAAATAATTGATTTGGGTAATTTTAAATTGGGTATAGGTGGTGTGGTTACTTTCAAAAATTCGGGTTTAGATAAAGTGGTAGAACAAATAAATTTGGAACATTTGGTTTTAGAAACAGATGCGCCTTATTTGGCTCCGGTACCTTTCAGAGGGAAAAGAAATGAGCCTTCGTATATATTGGAAGTAGCAAAAAAAATAGCACAACTAAAAAATGTTTCAATTGATAAAGTAGCTGAAATAACTACTCAAAATGCTGCTTTCATTTTTGGATAG
- a CDS encoding TetR/AcrR family transcriptional regulator translates to MPKTKSFNKEKVLEAAANIFQQKGYNGTSIDDVLTATGLSRSSLYDSFQDKHSLYLQSLEFYKSAGDAAYEKINEKPLNGLQKLEVTFKEVVNHLIANPNDNGCLLVNAAAEMSKQCYKTNQVVCNNKEEVQELLSAWLNDAVEKKVLTLSKPARSYAQFLYNTLCGLRVMSQSGAGKNELNNIVKITLDSLN, encoded by the coding sequence ATGCCAAAAACAAAATCATTTAATAAAGAGAAGGTCTTAGAAGCTGCTGCCAATATTTTTCAACAAAAAGGATATAATGGCACCTCTATTGACGATGTATTAACTGCAACCGGATTAAGCCGTAGTAGTTTATACGATTCCTTTCAGGATAAACACAGTTTATATCTGCAATCCTTAGAGTTTTACAAAAGTGCAGGCGATGCCGCTTACGAAAAAATTAATGAAAAGCCTTTAAACGGTTTACAGAAATTAGAAGTAACTTTTAAAGAAGTAGTAAATCATTTAATTGCCAATCCAAACGATAATGGTTGTTTGTTAGTTAATGCCGCAGCAGAAATGAGTAAACAGTGTTATAAAACCAATCAAGTGGTTTGTAATAATAAAGAAGAGGTTCAGGAATTATTAAGCGCCTGGTTAAACGATGCTGTGGAGAAAAAAGTTTTAACCTTATCTAAGCCGGCTCGTTCATACGCCCAGTTTTTATACAATACGCTTTGTGGTTTAAGGGTGATGAGTCAGAGTGGGGCAGGCAAAAATGAATTAAACAACATTGTGAAAATCACTTTAGATTCGTTGAACTAA
- a CDS encoding 3'-5' exonuclease: protein MKIHLTKPLVFLDIEATGLIIGLDRIVEISLLKVNVNNETEIKTVKVNPEIPIPELVSQIHGIYDKDVIDLPVFKQVAPDLLKFIGNADLAGFNSNKFDVPLLAEEFLRVGLDFDMKGRRLIDVQNIFHYMEPRNLAAAYKFYCDSKIENAHSAEADVTATYEIFKAQLKKYEGLSIEDEKGNSIIPIKNEVGTLSELSARTKNVDLAGRIIYNVKNEEVFSFGKYKDKTVEEVFTKDPSYYSWIMNGDFSLYTKRVVTQIRLRMKNK from the coding sequence ATGAAAATTCATTTAACCAAACCGTTGGTATTTTTAGATATTGAAGCCACCGGATTAATTATAGGTTTGGACAGAATTGTTGAGATTTCTTTATTAAAAGTAAATGTAAATAATGAAACCGAAATTAAAACAGTAAAGGTAAATCCTGAAATTCCAATTCCTGAATTGGTGTCACAAATACACGGCATTTATGATAAAGACGTGATTGATTTACCGGTGTTTAAACAGGTTGCGCCGGATTTATTGAAATTTATTGGGAATGCTGATTTAGCGGGATTCAATTCAAATAAATTTGATGTTCCTTTATTAGCCGAAGAGTTTTTACGGGTGGGACTTGATTTTGATATGAAAGGAAGACGATTAATTGATGTGCAGAATATTTTCCATTATATGGAACCCCGTAATTTAGCAGCTGCTTATAAATTTTATTGCGATTCCAAGATTGAGAATGCACATTCTGCAGAAGCAGATGTAACCGCTACCTATGAAATTTTTAAAGCACAACTTAAAAAATATGAGGGGCTAAGTATTGAAGATGAGAAAGGAAATTCAATTATTCCTATAAAAAACGAAGTAGGTACATTAAGCGAACTTAGCGCTCGAACTAAAAATGTTGATTTAGCCGGCAGAATTATTTACAACGTTAAAAATGAAGAAGTATTTTCTTTCGGAAAGTATAAAGATAAAACAGTAGAAGAAGTGTTCACCAAAGATCCTTCCTATTATTCCTGGATAATGAATGGAGATTTTTCACTCTATACTAAACGCGTAGTTACCCAAATCAGACTACGCATGAAAAACAAATAA
- a CDS encoding 4-hydroxy-3-methylbut-2-enyl diphosphate reductase, which produces MKTFNVPEFYRSPVITAVKQFFKNQDPRKKDMRPAHLNFGKVNYFIARHFGFCYGVENAIEIAFKALDENPGKNIFLLSQMIHNPDVNNDLTERGVQFLQDTLGKNLISFDVLKSDDVVIIPAFGAPLPLIELLEKKGIRTEAYNTTCPFVERVWKKSEQIGQNNHTIIIHGKYNHEETRSTFSRSANHSKAVVVVKDLKEAQVLAQYILGNGKQQDFESDFKNKCSLEFDIQKHFNKIGVINQTTMLATETEEIANYLKGVMEQKFGSDKIKEHFADTRDTLCYATNENQNATLGLLETDADLAIVVGGYNSSNTSHLVELCERKFPTYFISSAKEITSLNEINHFNYLTKEMKVTKDFLPQKPNLNIVISSGASCPDSLLEEVILRINELLKVQQSVDEAIQNIKLYSN; this is translated from the coding sequence ATGAAAACATTTAATGTACCCGAATTTTATCGAAGTCCGGTTATTACAGCCGTAAAACAGTTTTTTAAAAATCAGGACCCCCGCAAAAAAGACATGCGTCCTGCTCACCTTAATTTTGGAAAAGTAAATTATTTTATAGCCCGGCATTTTGGTTTTTGTTATGGAGTTGAAAATGCAATTGAAATTGCTTTTAAAGCTTTGGATGAAAATCCGGGTAAAAATATTTTTTTATTGAGTCAAATGATTCATAATCCGGATGTGAATAATGACTTAACGGAAAGAGGCGTTCAATTTTTACAAGATACATTGGGTAAAAATTTAATTTCTTTTGATGTTTTAAAAAGCGATGATGTAGTGATAATTCCGGCGTTTGGAGCACCATTACCCTTAATTGAATTGTTGGAAAAGAAGGGCATTAGAACTGAAGCTTACAATACCACTTGTCCATTTGTAGAGCGGGTTTGGAAAAAGTCGGAGCAAATTGGCCAAAACAATCACACTATAATTATACACGGAAAGTATAATCATGAAGAAACTAGATCTACTTTTTCACGAAGCGCCAATCATAGCAAAGCAGTTGTTGTTGTTAAAGATTTGAAAGAAGCTCAGGTGTTAGCTCAATATATATTAGGAAATGGCAAACAACAAGATTTTGAATCTGATTTTAAAAATAAATGTTCATTGGAATTTGATATTCAAAAGCACTTTAATAAAATTGGTGTAATAAATCAAACTACCATGTTGGCAACAGAAACCGAAGAGATTGCCAATTATCTGAAAGGAGTGATGGAGCAAAAGTTCGGCAGTGATAAAATTAAAGAACACTTTGCCGATACAAGAGATACTTTGTGTTATGCCACCAACGAAAATCAAAACGCCACATTAGGATTGTTGGAAACTGATGCTGATTTAGCTATAGTTGTTGGAGGTTATAATAGCAGCAACACTTCTCATTTAGTGGAATTGTGTGAGCGAAAATTTCCCACTTACTTTATTTCATCGGCAAAGGAAATCACAAGCTTAAATGAAATCAACCACTTTAATTATTTAACTAAGGAAATGAAGGTGACCAAAGATTTTTTACCTCAAAAACCGAATTTAAATATAGTCATCAGCAGCGGAGCTTCTTGTCCGGATTCACTTTTAGAAGAAGTTATTCTACGAATTAATGAATTATTAAAAGTGCAGCAAAGTGTTGATGAAGCCATACAAAACATTAAGCTCTATAGCAATTAA
- the fbp gene encoding class 1 fructose-bisphosphatase, which yields MNSKTLGQFIIEKQADFPYAKGELSRLLRDIGIAAKIVNREVNKAGLVEILGETGDTNIQGERVKKLDVFANEQFIAALKAGGEVCAIASEENDDIIPVDSEISKNAKYVVAMDPLDGSSNIDVNVSVGTIFSIYRRTSLSGAGTFEDFMQRGTEQVAAGYIIYGSSCMLVYTTGKGVNGFTLDPSIGEFCLSHPAMQTKKEGNVYSINEGNYLHFPEGVKKYIKYCQEEDKVTNRPYSSRYIGSGVADIHRNLITGGVYIYPTTTKSPNGKLRLLYECNPLAFIIEQAGGKATNGTKRIMEIDIRELHQRTPLFLGSADMVDKAMEFMAKYTTGAVKS from the coding sequence ATGAATTCAAAGACGTTAGGTCAATTTATTATTGAAAAGCAGGCTGATTTTCCATATGCAAAAGGGGAGTTATCACGTTTATTGCGGGATATTGGTATTGCTGCTAAAATTGTGAACCGTGAAGTAAACAAAGCGGGTTTGGTTGAAATTTTAGGAGAAACAGGCGATACAAATATTCAAGGAGAGCGAGTAAAGAAGCTGGATGTTTTTGCAAATGAACAATTTATTGCCGCACTTAAAGCAGGAGGAGAGGTTTGTGCTATTGCAAGTGAGGAAAACGACGATATTATTCCGGTAGATTCCGAAATTTCAAAAAATGCAAAATATGTGGTAGCCATGGATCCACTCGATGGTTCTTCAAATATCGACGTAAACGTTTCAGTAGGTACCATCTTTTCAATATATAGACGCACCTCTTTAAGTGGAGCCGGAACTTTTGAAGATTTTATGCAAAGAGGAACCGAGCAAGTGGCCGCCGGATATATTATTTATGGTTCAAGTTGTATGTTGGTTTATACCACCGGTAAAGGCGTTAACGGTTTTACACTAGATCCTAGTATTGGAGAGTTTTGTTTGTCGCATCCGGCAATGCAAACTAAAAAAGAAGGAAATGTTTATTCAATTAATGAAGGGAATTATCTCCATTTTCCGGAAGGAGTAAAAAAATACATTAAATATTGCCAGGAAGAAGATAAAGTTACTAATCGTCCCTATTCTTCACGTTATATTGGTTCCGGAGTAGCTGATATTCACAGAAATTTAATTACCGGTGGCGTGTATATTTACCCTACCACTACAAAATCACCAAATGGAAAATTACGCTTATTATATGAGTGTAACCCTTTAGCTTTTATTATTGAACAGGCCGGCGGAAAAGCAACCAACGGAACTAAAAGAATAATGGAAATTGATATACGTGAGTTGCATCAGAGAACTCCCTTATTTTTGGGCAGTGCTGATATGGTTGACAAGGCAATGGAATTTATGGCCAAATACACAACCGGGGCAGTTAAAAGCTGA
- a CDS encoding class I SAM-dependent methyltransferase yields the protein MSSLIKYIQHFFVAKRKGHDVHSPFVFKLCEQVFYNNNVFYDFEKLNKVRHELLNNKSILEIKDLGAGSKKFVGTKRQVAEIAKSGISTRKQAELLYRLANFLQLENCIEVGGSLGLTSMYLALANPKKPVYVLEGSDALCQFAKNLFSQNQISNCKLIEGNFDQTLPDLLTQLKQVGLVYLDGNHTCEATMRYFHEILKTRNADTVIVLDDIYWSEDMTAAWKKIQTHEQVTCTIDLYHFGLVFFKQEFKEPVHLKLFIGAN from the coding sequence ATGAGCAGTTTAATTAAATACATACAACATTTTTTTGTGGCCAAACGCAAAGGGCACGATGTGCATTCACCTTTTGTATTTAAGTTGTGCGAACAAGTTTTTTATAACAATAATGTTTTTTACGATTTCGAAAAATTAAATAAAGTACGTCACGAACTTTTAAACAATAAAAGCATTTTAGAAATAAAAGATTTGGGTGCCGGTTCTAAAAAATTTGTAGGCACTAAAAGGCAGGTTGCCGAAATTGCTAAATCCGGAATTAGTACTCGTAAACAGGCTGAGCTTTTATATAGACTAGCCAATTTTTTACAATTGGAAAATTGCATAGAAGTAGGCGGTTCGCTGGGATTAACTTCCATGTATTTAGCGCTGGCTAATCCCAAAAAGCCGGTTTATGTTTTAGAAGGAAGTGATGCCTTATGTCAATTTGCAAAAAATTTGTTTTCACAAAATCAAATTTCGAATTGTAAATTAATAGAAGGTAATTTTGATCAAACTTTACCGGATTTGCTTACTCAATTAAAACAAGTAGGACTGGTTTATTTAGACGGGAATCATACCTGTGAAGCCACCATGCGTTATTTCCATGAAATATTAAAAACAAGGAATGCAGATACGGTAATTGTATTAGATGATATTTATTGGAGTGAAGATATGACCGCTGCCTGGAAAAAAATACAAACCCATGAACAGGTAACCTGTACAATAGATTTATATCATTTCGGATTGGTATTTTTTAAACAGGAATTTAAGGAGCCGGTACATTTAAAATTATTCATTGGAGCGAATTAA
- a CDS encoding zinc metallopeptidase has translation MYYDPILIIIAVVFMLLGLFISSRLKSKFAKYSQARLSSGFSGKEIAEKMLRDNGIYDVKVVSVAGILSDHYNPLTKTVNLSAAVYEGHHVAAAAVAAHECGHAIQHADSYTWLTMRSKMVPVVQISSQIMSFLTLGLAFIAYSSPTLMNSMILLFIVLQSAITLFSIVTLPVEVDASKRALVWLDNARLTAQHEHEEAKDALRWAAYTYFASALGSIATLVYYIWRFTSNNRND, from the coding sequence ATGTATTACGATCCAATTTTAATAATAATTGCCGTGGTGTTTATGCTTTTAGGCTTATTCATCAGTTCTCGGTTAAAATCAAAGTTTGCCAAATATTCGCAAGCTCGGTTAAGTTCAGGTTTTAGTGGTAAAGAAATTGCCGAAAAAATGCTGCGTGATAATGGTATTTATGATGTAAAAGTGGTTAGCGTTGCGGGTATATTGAGTGATCATTACAATCCTTTAACCAAAACGGTAAATTTAAGTGCCGCTGTTTATGAGGGGCATCATGTGGCGGCAGCAGCGGTTGCAGCGCATGAATGCGGACACGCCATACAGCATGCCGATTCTTATACCTGGTTAACCATGAGAAGTAAAATGGTTCCGGTAGTTCAGATTTCAAGTCAGATTATGAGTTTTTTAACTTTAGGTTTGGCCTTTATAGCTTATAGTTCTCCCACATTAATGAATAGCATGATTTTGCTTTTTATTGTATTACAAAGTGCAATTACTTTATTTAGCATAGTAACTTTGCCGGTTGAAGTAGATGCCAGCAAAAGAGCTTTAGTTTGGTTAGATAACGCCCGATTAACCGCACAACATGAACATGAAGAGGCCAAAGATGCCTTGCGTTGGGCGGCATATACTTATTTTGCATCGGCCTTGGGTTCAATCGCAACATTAGTATATTACATTTGGCGATTTACAAGTAATAATCGCAATGACTAA
- the surE gene encoding 5'/3'-nucleotidase SurE — MSNTPNILVTNDDGVFAPGLKFLTSIASKYGNVVVVAPDKPQSGMGHAITINSTLRIQKTNYHQVEMEFACTGTPVDCVKMAVNNIMKSKPDLVLSGINHGSNSSINVIYSGTMSAAVEGALEGSPSIGFSLCDYSIEADFTPAKFFIEKIIENALLHKMEKGVCLNVNIPKLRREDLKGIKVVRQAKANWVEKFDERKDPYGREYFWLTGEFVNFEPEATDTDEWALANGYISVVPVQADMTAYNSIQQLKNLEK; from the coding sequence ATGTCCAATACCCCTAATATTTTAGTCACCAACGATGATGGCGTGTTTGCGCCGGGTTTAAAATTCTTAACTTCTATCGCTTCCAAATACGGTAATGTAGTTGTGGTTGCACCCGATAAACCGCAAAGTGGAATGGGACATGCCATAACCATCAATTCAACATTGCGTATTCAAAAAACGAATTATCATCAAGTAGAAATGGAGTTTGCTTGCACAGGCACACCGGTAGATTGTGTAAAAATGGCGGTAAACAACATCATGAAGTCAAAACCTGATTTGGTGTTAAGCGGCATTAATCACGGTAGCAATAGCTCCATTAATGTTATCTATAGCGGAACCATGAGTGCTGCTGTTGAAGGAGCATTGGAAGGAAGTCCGAGTATTGGATTTAGTCTTTGTGATTACAGTATTGAAGCTGATTTTACACCCGCTAAATTTTTTATTGAGAAAATAATTGAAAATGCCTTATTGCATAAAATGGAAAAAGGCGTTTGTTTGAACGTGAATATTCCAAAATTAAGAAGAGAAGATTTGAAGGGGATTAAAGTGGTAAGACAAGCTAAAGCAAACTGGGTTGAAAAATTTGATGAACGAAAAGACCCTTATGGAAGAGAATATTTTTGGTTAACCGGTGAATTTGTGAACTTTGAACCGGAAGCAACCGATACGGATGAATGGGCATTAGCCAATGGATATATATCTGTTGTTCCCGTTCAAGCAGACATGACAGCTTATAACAGTATTCAGCAATTAAAAAATTTAGAAAAATGA